In Meiothermus ruber DSM 1279, the following proteins share a genomic window:
- a CDS encoding fumarylacetoacetate hydrolase family protein: MKLVRFDAGQWGVLEGETIHETDGPAGNPTGRHFDLGGVTLLAPATPTKIVCVGRNYLDHIREMGHDFGGDLPKEPGLFLKGPNTLAHPANPARPERSGDVVPYPSFTNLLHYEGELAVVIESRMKNVPESEALEHVLGYTCALDVTARDKQKTDLQWVRAKSADKFCPLGPWLVTSLDPQNTTLRTYVNGELRQEAHTSLMIFSVAKILSYISSFMTLEPGDVVLTGTPEGVGELKPGDHVEVAIEGIGDLHTRIGH; this comes from the coding sequence GGCGAGACCATTCACGAAACCGACGGCCCGGCGGGCAACCCCACGGGCCGTCATTTTGACCTGGGGGGCGTGACCCTGCTGGCCCCGGCCACCCCCACCAAGATTGTCTGCGTGGGGCGCAATTACCTCGACCACATCCGCGAGATGGGCCACGACTTCGGGGGGGATCTGCCCAAGGAGCCGGGTCTGTTCCTGAAGGGCCCCAACACCCTGGCCCACCCGGCCAACCCGGCCCGTCCCGAGCGTTCGGGCGATGTGGTGCCCTACCCCAGCTTCACCAACCTGCTGCACTACGAAGGGGAGCTGGCGGTGGTGATTGAAAGCCGCATGAAAAACGTACCCGAGAGCGAGGCGCTCGAGCACGTGCTGGGCTACACCTGCGCCCTGGACGTCACCGCCCGCGACAAGCAAAAAACCGACCTGCAGTGGGTGCGGGCCAAGTCCGCCGACAAGTTCTGCCCCCTGGGGCCCTGGCTGGTGACCTCGCTCGATCCCCAGAACACCACCCTGCGCACCTACGTCAACGGCGAGCTGCGCCAGGAGGCCCACACCAGCCTGATGATCTTCTCGGTGGCTAAAATTCTCTCCTACATCAGCAGCTTCATGACCCTCGAGCCCGGCGATGTGGTGCTGACCGGCACCCCCGAGGGGGTGGGCGAGCTCAAGCCCGGCGACCACGTGGAGGTCGCCATCGAGGGCATCGGCGACCTGCACACCCGAATTGGGCACTGA
- a CDS encoding potassium/proton antiporter codes for MYLPKPEILLLIVGTLLLLSVLATKLGGRLGIPGLLLFLLIGMLAGSDGPGGIWFDNYYIAQLVGTLALIFILYSGGLFTRWNSVRPVLGAGLSLATLGVFFTMLLTGVFAHWVLDLGWLEAFLLGAIVSSTDASAVFGVLRERAVRLRKPLRPLLEFESGTNDPMAVFLTVGLTALITRPEMSAWQILPMFVQQMLLGLLLGYGLGWAVAWILRNIRLSFDGLYAVLSVTLMLLVFSLTAVLGGSGFVAVYVAGVVVGNSDFPRKTALLAFHEGNTWLMEIGMFLTLGLLVFPSQLPGVAVGAILLALFLMLVARPLAIFLSLPHRRFALNEKAFVAWVGLRGAIPIVLATFPLLAGVESAQKIFNVTFFVVLFSVLVQGTTLPLAARWLRVRAEDEVVASPLSEAAGGR; via the coding sequence GTGTACTTGCCCAAACCCGAGATACTTCTGCTAATCGTCGGCACTTTGCTGCTGCTTAGTGTGCTGGCTACCAAGCTGGGCGGGCGGCTGGGGATACCAGGGCTGCTCTTGTTTTTGCTGATCGGCATGCTGGCCGGGAGCGATGGGCCGGGGGGCATTTGGTTTGACAACTACTACATTGCCCAGCTAGTAGGTACGCTGGCCCTGATCTTCATCCTCTATTCGGGCGGCCTTTTCACCCGTTGGAACAGCGTGCGCCCCGTGCTAGGGGCTGGTCTGTCGCTGGCTACTTTGGGTGTGTTCTTCACCATGCTCCTAACGGGCGTGTTTGCCCACTGGGTGTTAGACCTGGGCTGGCTCGAGGCCTTCTTGCTGGGTGCCATAGTTTCCAGTACCGATGCCAGTGCGGTGTTTGGGGTACTGCGCGAGCGGGCGGTGCGCCTGCGCAAGCCTTTGCGGCCTTTGCTGGAGTTCGAATCCGGCACCAACGACCCCATGGCGGTTTTCCTGACGGTTGGCCTGACCGCGCTGATTACCCGCCCTGAGATGAGCGCCTGGCAGATTCTGCCGATGTTCGTCCAGCAGATGCTGTTGGGCCTGCTACTGGGTTATGGCCTGGGGTGGGCGGTGGCCTGGATTTTGCGAAACATCCGCCTGAGCTTCGATGGGCTGTATGCGGTTTTGTCGGTTACCCTGATGCTTTTGGTGTTTTCTCTTACCGCCGTGCTGGGTGGCAGCGGTTTTGTGGCTGTTTATGTGGCGGGGGTGGTGGTGGGCAACAGCGATTTTCCTCGTAAAACGGCCCTGCTGGCCTTTCATGAGGGCAACACCTGGCTCATGGAGATTGGAATGTTCCTCACCCTGGGGCTGCTGGTCTTCCCTTCGCAGCTTCCTGGGGTGGCTGTAGGAGCCATTCTGCTGGCGCTCTTTCTGATGCTGGTGGCCCGGCCCTTGGCAATTTTCCTGAGCCTGCCCCATCGTCGTTTTGCCCTCAACGAGAAAGCCTTTGTGGCCTGGGTGGGCTTGCGGGGGGCCATTCCTATTGTGCTGGCTACCTTTCCCTTGCTGGCCGGGGTCGAATCAGCGCAAAAGATCTTCAATGTGACCTTTTTCGTGGTGCTGTTTTCGGTGCTGGTACAGGGAACCACCCTACCCCTGGCCGCGCGTTGGTTGCGGGTGCGCGCCGAGGATGAAGTGGTGGCCTCACCGCTTTCTGAAGCAGCAGGCGGCCGCTAG
- a CDS encoding Rqc2 family fibronectin-binding protein, protein MEGLQIHAALRTLAPQLPRRSLGWAFPDEGTAALLLEGLGNLLLRYRPPHPLLALEADRVAGEAKTPFQRLLEARCKGRLLKIEQLKLDRVVFLEFEGEKGFVDTAPTRLVFELTGRNANLMVLDLEGRIIGIDRPVTPAINRYRELRSGLFYTPPPPYQKLDPRTLQEDGLKPFVGQPLEQLIKNLDGVGKALGAELCRRAHLRPQTPLEPAHLPLIHKVIHSLVEQPSLQTASPDLQTAWAQEEAEALRKPLREALQRQLRTLQARLGDAHNALERLEEAQRLRNWGDLLMAYGHQLPPGPTAKLEDFSGQMVEIPLEAGLSPIQNASRFYARAKRLEANAERALEQIPAMEAQIAGLEQELAQLEHLSRQALQALKRKTREKGPQLGLRLTSPSGFEVWVGRNSKENDLLTRMAHSEDLWFHAQGLPGSHVILRTQGRPAPLPDLLYAAQLAAHHSKARGEKNVPVDYTAKKHVWRPRKAAPGQVLYTQVKTLFVDARLPTS, encoded by the coding sequence ATGGAAGGTTTGCAGATACACGCAGCACTGCGCACCCTGGCCCCCCAGCTACCCCGGCGCAGCCTGGGCTGGGCGTTCCCCGACGAGGGCACCGCCGCCCTGCTCCTGGAAGGGCTGGGCAATCTACTGTTGCGCTACCGCCCACCCCATCCCCTCCTGGCACTGGAGGCGGATCGTGTGGCGGGCGAGGCCAAAACCCCTTTTCAGCGCCTCCTCGAGGCCCGCTGCAAGGGGCGCTTGCTAAAAATTGAACAGCTCAAGCTCGACCGGGTGGTTTTTTTGGAGTTTGAAGGGGAAAAGGGCTTTGTGGATACCGCCCCCACCCGGCTGGTCTTTGAGCTCACGGGCCGCAACGCCAACCTGATGGTTTTGGACCTCGAGGGCCGGATTATCGGCATAGATCGCCCGGTTACGCCCGCCATCAACCGCTACCGCGAACTGCGGAGCGGGCTTTTCTACACCCCACCCCCGCCCTACCAGAAGCTCGACCCCCGCACCCTGCAGGAAGACGGGCTGAAGCCCTTTGTGGGCCAGCCCCTCGAGCAGCTCATCAAAAACCTGGACGGGGTGGGTAAAGCCCTGGGGGCCGAGCTCTGCCGGCGCGCACACCTACGCCCGCAAACCCCGCTCGAGCCCGCACACCTGCCACTTATCCACAAAGTTATCCACAGCCTGGTCGAGCAGCCCAGCCTGCAAACCGCCTCCCCCGATCTCCAGACCGCCTGGGCGCAGGAAGAAGCCGAGGCTCTGCGCAAACCCCTACGCGAGGCCCTCCAGCGGCAGCTCCGAACCTTGCAGGCCCGCCTGGGGGATGCCCACAACGCCCTGGAGCGCCTGGAAGAGGCCCAGCGCCTGCGGAACTGGGGCGACTTGCTGATGGCCTACGGCCACCAGCTTCCGCCGGGGCCCACGGCCAAACTGGAGGATTTTTCCGGCCAGATGGTGGAAATTCCCTTAGAAGCCGGGCTCTCCCCCATTCAGAACGCCAGCCGCTTCTATGCCCGGGCCAAGCGCCTCGAGGCCAACGCCGAGCGGGCTCTGGAGCAGATACCGGCCATGGAGGCCCAGATCGCCGGGCTCGAGCAGGAACTCGCCCAGCTCGAGCATCTCTCCCGTCAGGCGTTGCAGGCCCTGAAGCGCAAAACCCGCGAGAAAGGCCCCCAGCTAGGCCTGCGCCTCACCAGCCCCAGCGGCTTTGAGGTCTGGGTGGGGCGCAACAGCAAAGAAAACGACCTCCTGACCCGCATGGCCCACTCCGAAGACCTCTGGTTCCACGCCCAGGGCCTCCCCGGTTCGCACGTGATCCTGCGCACCCAGGGCCGCCCCGCACCCCTGCCCGACCTGCTCTACGCCGCACAGCTCGCCGCCCACCACTCCAAAGCCAGGGGCGAAAAAAACGTCCCGGTGGACTATACCGCCAAAAAACACGTCTGGCGCCCCCGCAAAGCGGCCCCTGGCCAGGTGTTGTATACCCAGGTTAAGACCCTGTTTGTGGATGCCAGGCTGCCCACGAGCTGA
- a CDS encoding sensor histidine kinase, whose protein sequence is MVVLTALLVGVLGFLQFQSTLSQEAWQDLISATNIVEQALLITPEQVLLNPDRLPRLAELGNSRFRVIRTEQVFLEIGGRYPTQSTGWIKTERPLEYGFVLQAALETHSQSEALRTFWQTELLALPISLLLALVVAYLLFGYLMHPVRHLTEATHAIAQQRFPKPIPVPPGQDELSDLAESFNRMTQAVEGFLERERNFSRYASHELRTPLATLRAQIEALEQGLLTPQESLPAIKRSLERLEHLLAALLALTRIPHKNPEPVEVGAVLHAVVQNLLLKEQQRITLKGNLGAQVLGYEELLQQALSNLVNNALKFSQGQVEVEVRQGAVIQIHIRDRGPGVPEKDIPRLGTPFLRVQPKVDGMGLGLALVRHIASVMGGELEFSNRPGGGLEAILSLPSLEVSHA, encoded by the coding sequence GTGGTGGTGCTGACAGCCTTGCTGGTGGGGGTACTGGGTTTTCTGCAGTTTCAAAGCACCTTAAGCCAGGAAGCCTGGCAAGATCTCATTTCTGCAACCAATATTGTAGAGCAGGCTTTACTAATTACACCCGAACAGGTTTTGCTCAACCCGGATCGCCTTCCCCGGCTGGCCGAGCTGGGCAACAGCCGCTTCCGGGTGATAAGAACAGAGCAGGTGTTTTTAGAAATCGGCGGGCGCTACCCAACCCAAAGCACTGGCTGGATCAAAACTGAGCGGCCGCTGGAATATGGGTTTGTCCTGCAAGCCGCGCTCGAGACACACAGCCAAAGCGAAGCCCTGCGGACTTTCTGGCAAACCGAACTGCTGGCACTGCCCATCTCGCTGCTGCTAGCGCTGGTCGTGGCCTACCTGCTTTTTGGCTACCTGATGCACCCGGTGCGACATCTAACCGAAGCCACCCATGCCATCGCCCAGCAACGCTTCCCCAAACCAATTCCCGTGCCACCCGGCCAAGATGAGCTTTCTGATCTGGCCGAGAGTTTCAATCGAATGACCCAGGCGGTGGAAGGGTTTTTAGAACGGGAGCGCAATTTTTCACGCTACGCCTCACACGAGTTGCGCACCCCTTTAGCAACCTTGCGGGCACAAATTGAGGCCCTGGAGCAAGGACTGCTCACCCCCCAGGAATCCTTACCAGCCATCAAAAGAAGCCTCGAGCGCCTGGAGCATCTGCTGGCGGCCCTGCTGGCCTTAACCCGCATCCCTCACAAAAATCCCGAGCCGGTTGAAGTAGGGGCTGTGCTACACGCGGTGGTGCAAAATCTACTTTTAAAAGAGCAGCAACGTATTACCTTAAAGGGTAACTTGGGAGCTCAGGTGCTGGGTTATGAAGAATTGCTGCAGCAAGCTTTGAGCAACCTGGTAAACAATGCCCTCAAGTTCAGCCAGGGGCAGGTGGAGGTCGAGGTGAGGCAGGGGGCGGTGATCCAAATCCACATTCGCGACCGGGGGCCGGGGGTGCCCGAAAAAGACATACCCCGCCTGGGCACCCCTTTCCTACGTGTACAGCCCAAAGTAGATGGGATGGGGCTGGGACTGGCTCTGGTTCGGCACATCGCCTCTGTGATGGGAGGGGAGCTCGAGTTTAGCAACCGCCCTGGGGGTGGCCTCGAGGCTATCTTGAGCCTGCCCAGCCTCGAGGTGAGCCATGCTTAG
- a CDS encoding response regulator transcription factor, with product MRILLVEDNADLAGPLLALLQRERYEVEWADNLSQAQALVDKLEPDLIALDVMLPEGEDTGFRLARQLRRDGFGGAILFLTARDTVEDRVLGLDLGGDDYLVKPFSLEELLARIRALLRRGSTLRQNVLERGPLRIEFASRKVCWNQQPVSLSDKEFVLLERLALHPERVFGVDELISKVFPNTKSGHRILRVYVHRLREKLGDSVIATQPGGYTLGV from the coding sequence ATGCGAATTTTATTGGTTGAAGACAATGCTGATCTAGCAGGGCCGCTGCTAGCCTTGCTACAGCGGGAACGATACGAGGTGGAATGGGCCGACAACCTGTCCCAGGCCCAGGCGTTGGTGGACAAGCTCGAGCCCGATCTAATAGCCCTGGATGTGATGCTGCCGGAAGGAGAAGATACGGGCTTTCGTTTAGCCCGGCAACTTCGCAGAGATGGGTTTGGAGGGGCTATCCTGTTTCTAACCGCACGCGATACCGTGGAGGATCGGGTGCTAGGACTGGATTTGGGTGGAGACGACTACCTGGTAAAGCCTTTCTCCCTAGAAGAGCTTTTGGCACGCATCCGAGCGTTGCTGCGAAGAGGCAGCACCTTGCGCCAAAATGTCCTCGAGCGGGGCCCCCTACGCATAGAGTTTGCCAGCCGTAAGGTGTGCTGGAACCAACAACCCGTCTCACTTTCAGACAAAGAATTTGTATTGCTCGAGCGCCTAGCCCTGCACCCCGAGAGGGTTTTTGGAGTGGACGAGTTGATCAGCAAGGTATTCCCTAACACCAAGTCGGGCCACCGCATCCTGCGGGTCTATGTGCATCGCCTGAGGGAAAAGCTAGGGGATAGCGTAATCGCCACCCAGCCAGGGGGATATACATTGGGGGTCTAA
- a CDS encoding tRNA (adenine-N1)-methyltransferase: MTYGDWALLQDRRGRVYLFRLQPGGIFNYHRGSIRHEAIIQAGAGRFIATPQGERFSIHRPTLEDYVLQMPREATPTYPKDAATICFLLDLAPGMRVLEAGAGSGGLTLYLARAVGPTGQVWSYESRLRHLERARRNLGEYEDWGNVTFVQGDLAQAELPPSSFDGVALDLMEPWSVLHSIVPALKIDRFLVCYLPNLTQVVTLLEQIKTLQLPFLHERTLEVQHREWDIRPPIAHPKFQQVGHTAFLVQLRRIEHTQQNTLLEVR, translated from the coding sequence ATGACCTACGGCGACTGGGCCTTGCTACAGGATCGACGGGGCCGTGTCTATTTGTTTCGATTGCAACCGGGGGGTATATTCAACTACCATCGGGGCTCCATCCGCCATGAGGCCATCATCCAGGCCGGGGCCGGTCGGTTTATCGCCACCCCCCAGGGTGAACGCTTCAGCATCCACCGCCCCACCCTGGAAGACTACGTGCTCCAGATGCCCCGCGAGGCCACCCCCACTTACCCCAAAGACGCCGCCACCATCTGCTTTCTGCTCGACCTGGCCCCTGGCATGCGGGTGCTGGAGGCAGGCGCGGGCTCGGGCGGCCTGACCCTGTACCTGGCGCGAGCGGTGGGGCCCACCGGCCAGGTCTGGAGCTACGAATCCCGCCTCCGGCACCTCGAGCGGGCCAGACGCAACCTGGGCGAATATGAGGATTGGGGCAACGTTACCTTTGTGCAGGGCGACTTGGCCCAGGCCGAGTTACCACCCAGCTCCTTTGACGGCGTTGCCCTGGATTTGATGGAACCCTGGTCAGTGCTGCATAGCATTGTACCCGCGCTCAAAATAGACCGCTTCCTGGTCTGCTATCTGCCCAACCTGACCCAGGTAGTTACGCTGCTCGAGCAGATCAAAACCCTGCAACTGCCGTTTTTACACGAGCGCACCCTGGAGGTGCAGCACCGGGAGTGGGACATTCGCCCCCCCATCGCCCATCCCAAGTTTCAGCAGGTGGGGCATACGGCGTTTTTGGTGCAGCTCAGGCGGATCGAGCACACCCAGCAAAACACGTTGCTCGAGGTCAGGTAA
- a CDS encoding GspH/FimT family pseudopilin, whose amino-acid sequence MKKATGLSVIELILVVSILGILMVLGGGWFSSDRIRVNQAAQILSADVTRARLEALRRNVPVGIRFDFSSGANFYQIMADVDQNGLDSSDPVINRIQFGAGEYARIVGRLRQCTVADAAAAASAEIVFDARGVYQLATSRTVELSIGSYSRFVNINQQGRAQIRTACP is encoded by the coding sequence GTGAAAAAGGCGACCGGGCTGAGCGTAATTGAGTTGATATTAGTTGTCTCGATTCTGGGCATCCTGATGGTGCTTGGAGGAGGATGGTTTAGCTCGGACAGGATCCGGGTCAATCAGGCTGCCCAGATTTTAAGCGCCGACGTAACCCGTGCCCGCCTCGAGGCCCTTCGGCGAAACGTCCCGGTGGGAATTCGCTTCGATTTTAGCTCTGGGGCCAACTTCTATCAAATAATGGCCGATGTCGACCAAAATGGCTTGGATAGCAGCGACCCCGTGATCAACCGTATCCAGTTTGGAGCTGGCGAGTACGCCCGAATTGTAGGCAGGCTGCGTCAGTGCACGGTTGCCGATGCGGCAGCGGCGGCCAGTGCCGAGATCGTTTTCGATGCCCGTGGGGTGTACCAACTCGCTACCAGCCGAACCGTAGAGTTATCCATCGGCTCCTATAGCCGCTTTGTCAACATCAATCAACAGGGCCGTGCCCAGATTCGGACGGCCTGTCCATAG
- a CDS encoding type II secretion system protein translates to MQNRGITLVELLIALAVLGVAFGVLVFSQVTNYRATARAGVVSQVKDTATQILENQVGVVLANFTRYYNGCPTGSETGCYGSGFLINSGIDEGLDGEGQILIQSSATSQGITINLATKVSCYDGFASRTAAIGVGSLEPCPRPN, encoded by the coding sequence ATGCAAAACAGAGGAATCACCTTGGTAGAACTCCTGATAGCCCTGGCCGTGCTGGGTGTGGCCTTTGGGGTGTTGGTGTTCTCGCAGGTTACCAACTACCGCGCTACCGCCAGGGCAGGGGTGGTGAGCCAGGTCAAAGATACTGCCACGCAAATTCTGGAAAACCAGGTAGGGGTAGTGTTGGCCAACTTCACCCGTTACTACAACGGCTGCCCCACCGGTAGTGAAACCGGCTGCTATGGCTCCGGCTTCCTCATCAACAGCGGAATTGATGAAGGTCTGGATGGTGAAGGACAAATCCTAATCCAATCGTCAGCGACCAGCCAGGGCATCACCATCAACCTGGCGACAAAAGTTTCGTGCTACGACGGCTTTGCTTCCCGTACGGCTGCTATCGGGGTGGGTAGCCTCGAGCCCTGTCCCAGGCCCAACTAG
- a CDS encoding prepilin-type N-terminal cleavage/methylation domain-containing protein encodes MRIHGFTILELLVVLAIFTGVLTIATRFLVSQSQDTRIIQERDEVQDRARLVLQMVSQDLILAGSSRYVRNNEVRFDEANWVSCAPGTPCLSGTDHSERDTFVTRYHTSLYPSGQERRSVGYTFDGTTLLRADVPCSQAPTGLIAASSYRELAPNITQLNIRYVCGDSAATEVGLPSGCTVVTNPTERFVRAALVTVTATSPQGTYAYTIAQRVPIRNLKTDEVL; translated from the coding sequence ATGCGTATCCATGGTTTTACAATCCTCGAGCTGCTGGTGGTTCTGGCTATTTTCACCGGGGTTTTGACCATCGCTACGCGCTTCCTGGTCAGCCAGTCGCAGGATACCCGCATCATTCAGGAGCGCGACGAAGTGCAAGACCGGGCCCGTCTGGTGTTACAGATGGTGAGCCAGGACTTGATTCTGGCGGGCTCGAGCCGTTACGTTCGCAACAACGAGGTGCGCTTCGATGAAGCCAACTGGGTCTCCTGTGCGCCCGGAACCCCCTGTCTTTCCGGCACCGACCACAGCGAGCGCGATACCTTCGTTACCCGCTACCACACCAGCCTTTACCCCAGTGGCCAGGAGCGCCGCTCGGTGGGTTATACCTTCGATGGAACCACGCTTCTGCGGGCCGATGTGCCTTGCAGCCAGGCCCCTACCGGTTTGATAGCTGCCAGTAGTTACCGCGAACTTGCTCCTAACATTACCCAGCTCAACATTCGCTATGTTTGCGGCGACTCCGCAGCTACCGAGGTGGGCCTGCCCAGCGGATGCACGGTGGTGACCAATCCCACCGAACGGTTTGTGCGGGCTGCGCTGGTCACCGTTACGGCTACTTCGCCCCAGGGAACCTATGCCTACACCATCGCCCAGCGGGTGCCGATTCGCAACCTGAAAACCGACGAGGTGCTGTGA
- a CDS encoding pilus assembly PilX family protein, producing the protein MRQPRGIALVVTLAILVAVALLAFATSITTMISQWSARNDRGATEAYYVAETGLQQWKTLLFQAYRWQLYQTIDRAAGSRTPTRSECGNVLAGGVDWNRNGTIESNETLPATRTGTVPMGAGVGTYTITIAQDPTRPRFMLVRSVGRYGGSQAIAQATFDLSNTGPWNYAIFSGRGASNKHLNGGAIVRGGLYVQGDPGNPDKEVIGSTGNFAMLNEYNYSSDAVLSNRLNSDMRSLSNLCATLRVQYGRVEVSGSSSYGTPNNKLLGAYVGDSVNDIYGNTSDVCANNRGICTDDRGAFDLPPPLAPRFPEFNTTPCTSDPSRTWAACVRDEAATGGLRITSSAVLFPVGAIPTSPLSCLLGNLLNGGELRFGGSSVDCRYTLNGKTGGFRYVSGNPGMLEIYGTLHTSGIDVRFSNAINYRAFNFADPTERNASIFVEGGSIYIQGDLLPDASSATFPDQVLGLLAQNNIEQLTNNAMGIFYAGNRFRTQQGQRTLGTVVSNEFCTTSAGGNQCNAGQQAEVTYIPTMGNIPVAARIPEDTVIASFKVMSYERR; encoded by the coding sequence ATGAGACAACCTCGAGGAATTGCCCTAGTCGTCACGTTGGCTATCCTGGTAGCAGTTGCCTTGCTGGCTTTTGCTACCTCGATTACCACCATGATCAGCCAGTGGAGCGCCCGCAACGATCGCGGGGCAACCGAAGCCTATTACGTGGCCGAGACCGGTCTGCAGCAATGGAAGACCCTTCTTTTCCAGGCCTACCGCTGGCAGCTCTACCAGACGATCGATCGCGCGGCAGGAAGCCGCACCCCCACCCGCAGCGAGTGCGGCAATGTGCTGGCGGGCGGGGTGGACTGGAACCGTAACGGAACCATCGAAAGCAACGAAACCCTGCCTGCTACCCGCACCGGAACTGTTCCGATGGGTGCTGGTGTCGGCACCTACACCATTACGATCGCGCAAGACCCCACCCGCCCACGCTTCATGCTGGTGCGTTCGGTGGGTCGCTATGGCGGCTCCCAGGCCATCGCCCAGGCCACCTTCGACCTTTCCAACACCGGCCCCTGGAACTATGCCATCTTTAGCGGACGTGGGGCTTCCAATAAGCACCTTAATGGGGGCGCCATCGTTAGGGGCGGGTTGTATGTGCAGGGCGACCCTGGAAATCCCGACAAAGAGGTAATTGGCTCTACCGGCAATTTTGCAATGCTCAACGAGTACAACTATAGCTCCGATGCGGTTTTGAGCAACCGTCTTAACAGCGATATGCGCAGCCTCTCTAACCTGTGTGCGACGTTACGGGTGCAGTATGGTCGGGTAGAGGTCAGCGGAAGCTCGAGCTATGGAACACCAAACAATAAGCTTCTAGGTGCCTATGTAGGGGATTCAGTAAACGACATTTACGGCAATACCTCTGATGTATGTGCTAATAACCGAGGTATCTGCACCGATGATCGTGGGGCCTTTGATCTTCCTCCGCCCCTGGCCCCTCGCTTCCCCGAGTTTAACACCACCCCCTGTACCAGCGATCCCAGCCGAACCTGGGCGGCCTGTGTGCGGGACGAGGCAGCTACCGGCGGCCTTCGCATCACCAGCAGTGCGGTTCTTTTCCCTGTAGGTGCTATTCCAACCAGCCCACTATCATGCCTGCTGGGCAATCTCCTGAATGGAGGCGAGCTACGTTTTGGCGGTAGCAGTGTGGACTGCCGTTATACCCTAAATGGCAAGACAGGTGGTTTCCGCTACGTAAGCGGTAATCCGGGTATGCTGGAGATTTATGGAACTTTGCATACCAGTGGCATCGACGTGAGGTTCAGTAATGCGATTAACTACCGCGCTTTTAACTTTGCCGACCCTACCGAGCGCAACGCCTCAATATTTGTGGAAGGGGGCAGCATCTACATCCAGGGTGACTTGCTGCCCGATGCCAGCTCGGCCACCTTTCCCGATCAGGTACTGGGGTTGCTGGCTCAGAACAACATCGAGCAGCTTACCAATAACGCCATGGGGATCTTTTATGCTGGTAATCGCTTCCGTACCCAGCAAGGCCAGCGCACACTGGGTACCGTGGTATCCAACGAGTTTTGCACTACCAGTGCAGGTGGCAATCAGTGTAACGCGGGTCAACAAGCTGAAGTGACGTATATTCCTACCATGGGCAACATCCCGGTGGCAGCCCGAATCCCTGAGGACACCGTTATTGCCTCCTTTAAGGTGATGTCCTACGAACGGCGCTAA
- a CDS encoding sensor histidine kinase, whose protein sequence is MPLKRQLAWVIGLLAFIPNLVIVLTFWASFQGRSLETSLFLLVWLSVLALTAAGVGYFLANTLMHPIDELTRSLHYLRGTGRTLAELSLPSPKQPPPAEIAQLREGFEEVLDHLRELLEAREATYAALTHDLKTPLLASLRALEYLEEADKIGPEKRKELLRNLREELSRSYLLVENLLTASRLEARRIQPENLNLRSVLEDFRLRYAQQAQKRGLRLEIEGAGQARAERLLLERALANLVENALRHAQSRVVLRAGDGWLEVEDDGPGLPDNLENLTQPFRSQRLRGVRAGSAGLGLYVARRVAEVHGGRLENLALPGQGTRLRIRLA, encoded by the coding sequence ATGCCGCTCAAGCGCCAACTGGCCTGGGTGATCGGACTACTGGCCTTTATTCCCAACCTGGTTATAGTTCTGACTTTCTGGGCTTCTTTTCAGGGAAGATCGCTGGAAACTTCGTTGTTTTTGCTGGTTTGGCTGTCGGTGTTGGCTCTGACTGCAGCCGGGGTGGGTTATTTCTTGGCTAACACCCTTATGCACCCAATCGACGAGCTGACCCGTAGCCTCCACTACCTGCGGGGAACTGGCCGCACCCTGGCCGAGCTTTCGCTGCCCTCGCCCAAGCAGCCACCCCCTGCCGAAATTGCCCAGTTGCGCGAAGGCTTTGAAGAGGTACTCGATCATCTGCGTGAGCTGTTGGAGGCGCGTGAAGCTACCTACGCGGCCCTGACCCACGATCTCAAGACCCCTTTGTTGGCTAGCCTGCGGGCGCTGGAGTATCTAGAAGAAGCCGACAAAATTGGGCCGGAAAAGCGAAAAGAGCTGCTGCGTAACTTGCGAGAGGAATTGAGCCGAAGCTACCTGCTGGTAGAAAACCTGCTCACGGCCAGCCGCCTCGAGGCCCGGCGCATCCAGCCGGAAAACCTCAACCTGCGCTCCGTGCTGGAGGACTTCCGCCTGCGCTATGCCCAGCAGGCTCAAAAACGCGGTCTGCGCCTGGAGATAGAGGGGGCTGGGCAGGCCAGGGCCGAGCGACTCTTGCTCGAACGGGCGCTGGCTAATCTGGTCGAAAACGCGTTGCGTCACGCCCAAAGCCGGGTGGTGCTGCGGGCGGGGGATGGCTGGCTCGAGGTCGAGGACGACGGGCCGGGGCTGCCTGACAATCTGGAAAACCTTACCCAGCCTTTTCGCAGCCAGCGCCTGCGCGGGGTGCGGGCGGGCAGTGCAGGGCTGGGGCTATACGTGGCCCGACGGGTGGCCGAGGTGCACGGCGGGCGGCTGGAAAACCTGGCCCTGCCGGGACAGGGAACCCGGTTGCGCATCCGGTTGGCCTAA